A section of the Streptomyces sp. SLBN-118 genome encodes:
- a CDS encoding isoprenylcysteine carboxyl methyltransferase family protein gives MIWYTAGVLAVAAERLAELAVALRNTRWSRARGGIETGRGHYPAMVALHTALLVGALAEVRLAGRPFLPLVGWTMAAVVVAAQALRWWCIRTLGHRWNTRVIVVPGLPPVTGGPYRWLRHPNYVAVAAEGLALPLVHGAWATALAFTVLNAVLMAVRIRCEDGALALATSATATTAAGVRT, from the coding sequence GTGATCTGGTACACCGCCGGGGTGCTGGCCGTCGCGGCCGAGCGACTCGCCGAACTCGCCGTGGCGCTGCGCAACACCCGCTGGAGCCGGGCACGCGGCGGCATCGAAACCGGCAGAGGGCACTACCCGGCCATGGTCGCTCTGCACACCGCCCTGCTGGTGGGGGCTCTGGCCGAAGTGCGGCTGGCCGGCCGCCCGTTCCTGCCGCTGGTCGGCTGGACCATGGCGGCCGTGGTAGTGGCCGCTCAGGCGTTGCGGTGGTGGTGCATCCGTACGCTCGGACATCGGTGGAACACCCGCGTCATCGTCGTCCCGGGCCTTCCCCCGGTGACCGGCGGGCCCTACCGATGGCTGCGCCACCCGAACTATGTGGCGGTCGCCGCCGAGGGGCTGGCCCTGCCACTGGTCCATGGCGCGTGGGCGACCGCCCTCGCCTTCACGGTGCTCAACGCCGTGCTCATGGCGGTCCGCATCCGGTGCGAGGACGGGGCGCTGGCGCTCGCGACTTCAGCCACAGCAACGACGGCAGCGGGCGTACGGACGTGA
- a CDS encoding type III polyketide synthase → MTRIAAVHGTLAPHRHTQREITDMVARTCLPPGADRRVLDRVHENARVRTRHTVLPLDRYGELDGLGAANDVFITAATNLGAEVVRGALRTAGLRPSDVDLLMFTSVTGVAAPSVDARLVGRLGLRPDVKRLPVFGLGCVAGAAGVARLHDYLLGRPDHVAVLLSVELCSLTFQRNDTRPANLVATALFGDGAAAVVAVGEKANRAAGPEVVATRSRMYPDTEGLMGWDIRSSGFGVVLDAAIPDVVRRYLADDVEGFLEEHGLKPKDVAHWVCHPGGPKVLEAVSDVLCLRDGALDVTWRSLADVGNLSSSSVLHVLRDTLVHRRPEPGTPGLLLAMGPGFCCELVLLRW, encoded by the coding sequence ATGACCCGGATCGCGGCTGTTCACGGGACCCTGGCGCCCCATCGCCACACCCAGCGCGAAATCACCGACATGGTGGCTCGCACCTGCCTGCCACCGGGCGCCGACCGGCGTGTCCTCGATCGCGTTCACGAGAACGCGCGGGTGCGCACCCGGCATACGGTGCTGCCCCTGGATCGCTACGGCGAGCTGGACGGCCTTGGCGCAGCCAACGACGTGTTCATCACCGCGGCCACGAACCTGGGTGCCGAGGTGGTCCGCGGTGCGCTGCGGACGGCGGGGCTGCGGCCCAGCGATGTCGACCTGCTGATGTTCACCTCGGTCACGGGAGTGGCCGCGCCCTCCGTCGACGCGCGGCTCGTCGGGCGTCTTGGCCTGCGGCCGGACGTGAAGCGGCTACCGGTCTTCGGTCTGGGCTGCGTCGCCGGGGCCGCCGGTGTGGCCAGGCTGCACGACTACCTGCTCGGCCGGCCCGACCACGTAGCGGTGCTCCTGTCCGTCGAGCTGTGTTCCCTCACCTTCCAGCGCAACGACACGAGGCCCGCCAACCTGGTGGCGACCGCGCTGTTCGGTGACGGTGCGGCAGCCGTGGTCGCCGTCGGCGAAAAGGCGAACCGGGCAGCCGGCCCCGAGGTGGTGGCCACCCGCAGTCGCATGTACCCGGACACCGAAGGCCTCATGGGATGGGACATCCGGAGTTCCGGCTTCGGCGTGGTGCTCGACGCTGCCATCCCCGATGTCGTCCGCCGGTACCTCGCCGACGACGTCGAAGGATTCCTGGAGGAGCACGGCCTCAAACCGAAGGATGTGGCCCACTGGGTATGCCATCCCGGAGGCCCCAAAGTCCTGGAAGCCGTCTCCGACGTCCTCTGCCTGCGCGACGGCGCCCTCGACGTCACCTGGCGCTCGCTCGCCGACGTAGGCAACCTGTCCTCGTCCTCGGTCCTGCATGTCCTTCGGGACACCCTGGTGCACAGGCGCCCCGAACCGGGAACGCCCGGTCTGCTGCTGGCCATGGGACCGGGGTTCTGCTGCGAACTGGTGCTGCTGCGCTGGTAG
- a CDS encoding NAD(P)/FAD-dependent oxidoreductase: MIDVLIAGGGPAGLAAAIHTAAAGMEAVVVEPRAAPVDKACGEGIMPSGVAALRSLGVEVAGRDLRGIRYLDGVRRAEATFRGRPGLGVRRTELHDALHQRALDSGVKIVPGKVGEVHQSHDRVTAAGLTARWLIAADGLHSPLRRGLGLDRPGGAGHRRYGLRRHYCIAPWADFVEVHWSSHGEAYVTPVGDNLVGVAVLSRHRRSYEEHLAGFPVLAEVLRDREAHSVRGAGPLRQRARTQWYGRTLLVGDAAGYVDALTGEGVALAMATAAAAVRCLAAGRPQDYPSQWARLTRSHRLLTEGLLRAARYPATARLIVPAAHRVPAVFRAAVHALQ; the protein is encoded by the coding sequence GTGATCGACGTGCTGATCGCGGGCGGAGGCCCAGCCGGGCTGGCGGCCGCGATCCATACTGCCGCGGCGGGGATGGAAGCCGTGGTCGTCGAGCCGCGCGCCGCTCCCGTCGACAAGGCGTGCGGCGAGGGGATCATGCCCAGCGGTGTGGCGGCGCTGCGTTCGCTGGGTGTCGAGGTGGCGGGCCGCGACCTGCGCGGGATCCGCTACCTCGACGGTGTGCGTCGCGCCGAGGCGACGTTCCGGGGCCGCCCAGGGCTCGGCGTACGGCGGACGGAGCTGCACGACGCCCTCCATCAACGGGCCCTGGACAGCGGGGTGAAGATCGTGCCCGGCAAGGTGGGGGAGGTCCACCAGAGCCACGACCGCGTCACGGCTGCGGGGCTGACGGCGCGTTGGCTGATCGCCGCCGACGGCCTTCACTCACCGTTGCGCCGTGGGCTCGGCCTGGACCGTCCCGGGGGCGCGGGACATCGCCGCTACGGCCTGCGGCGCCACTACTGCATCGCGCCGTGGGCCGACTTCGTGGAAGTCCACTGGTCCAGCCACGGTGAGGCGTATGTGACGCCGGTCGGTGACAACCTGGTGGGGGTCGCCGTGCTCAGCCGCCATCGTCGCTCCTACGAGGAGCACCTGGCGGGATTTCCCGTACTCGCCGAGGTGCTCCGGGACCGGGAGGCGCATTCGGTACGCGGCGCCGGGCCCTTGCGGCAGCGGGCACGGACCCAGTGGTACGGGCGCACCCTGCTCGTCGGTGACGCGGCCGGCTATGTCGATGCCCTGACGGGTGAGGGTGTCGCCCTGGCCATGGCGACGGCCGCGGCCGCCGTTCGGTGTCTGGCCGCCGGCCGCCCTCAGGACTATCCATCGCAGTGGGCGCGGCTGACTCGGAGTCACCGTCTGCTCACCGAGGGTCTGCTGCGAGCCGCCCGGTATCCCGCCACGGCCCGCCTGATCGTTCCCGCGGCACACCGTGTCCCGGCTGTCTTCCGGGCGGCCGTACACGCATTGCAGTAG
- a CDS encoding glycosyltransferase family 2 protein, giving the protein MSRYSRRLDRRAENRNRRNASAVAAYARASRACGPLANPGRQVRYCSLLRPGHRVSLTALTLATALADIVFIGWLLLPEHVPGPGVTGVGNGWLFLARTGFCLVIVVETIKIVQAVAIWVFAFRAKDPIPMVPPQGLRVAMLTTIVPSKEPIAVVQRTLRAMLEVARWDCTVDVWILDEGNDPAVRQMAARLGVHHFSRKDRPEYNQPSGPFRARTKSGNHNAWRAEHENAYDVVAQMDPDHVPLPCFLERTLGYFHDPDTAFVVAPQVYGNAYDNWVAHGASVQQYLFSSIVERGGNGLDAPLLIGTNHLYRVAAWQQIGGYQDSIIEDHLTSMRIHGTVNPSTGNGWKGVYTPDVVAVGEGPTTWTDYFNQQRRWAYGIWEIKLNPRLRQGIRLRTRQRLLYDLVQFYYPSVAMSLTLGTLATALYMLLGVSSIQLPGLPWFLLWSAGMGGSFALWLWLRRFNLAEHERREIGMAGILLSLFAGPVYIAAAANALLRRPLAYVVTAKGELRSSESLRTFRLHLMWALLAGCLLIVSFRNHHDYTALRIWTLLALAAGSAPPLLALAEDVSTRLRTARAER; this is encoded by the coding sequence ATGTCCAGATATTCACGCCGCTTGGACCGGCGTGCCGAGAACAGGAATCGCCGCAACGCCTCGGCCGTCGCAGCCTACGCCCGTGCCTCCCGCGCATGCGGCCCGCTCGCCAACCCGGGCCGCCAGGTGAGGTACTGCTCGTTGCTGCGACCGGGCCACCGGGTGTCGCTCACGGCTCTCACACTCGCCACAGCCCTGGCCGACATCGTCTTCATAGGCTGGCTGCTGCTGCCCGAACATGTGCCGGGCCCCGGGGTCACCGGCGTCGGCAACGGCTGGCTGTTCCTCGCCCGGACCGGGTTCTGCCTGGTCATCGTGGTCGAGACGATCAAAATCGTGCAGGCGGTGGCGATCTGGGTGTTCGCCTTCCGGGCGAAGGACCCCATCCCCATGGTGCCGCCGCAGGGGCTCCGGGTCGCCATGCTGACCACCATCGTGCCGTCCAAGGAGCCGATAGCCGTCGTACAGCGGACGCTGCGGGCCATGCTGGAGGTGGCGCGCTGGGACTGCACCGTGGACGTCTGGATCCTGGACGAGGGCAATGACCCGGCCGTACGTCAGATGGCGGCCCGCCTGGGCGTCCACCACTTCAGCCGCAAGGACCGGCCGGAGTACAACCAGCCGTCCGGCCCTTTCCGCGCACGTACCAAGTCCGGAAACCACAACGCCTGGCGCGCGGAGCACGAGAACGCCTACGACGTGGTCGCCCAGATGGACCCCGACCATGTGCCGCTGCCGTGCTTCCTGGAGCGGACCCTGGGCTACTTCCACGACCCGGACACCGCGTTCGTGGTGGCCCCCCAGGTGTACGGCAACGCCTACGACAACTGGGTCGCCCACGGCGCGTCGGTACAGCAGTACCTGTTCAGCAGCATCGTCGAGCGGGGCGGCAACGGTCTGGACGCTCCCTTGCTGATCGGCACCAATCACCTCTACCGGGTCGCCGCGTGGCAGCAGATCGGCGGCTACCAGGACTCGATCATCGAGGACCATCTGACCAGCATGAGGATCCACGGCACGGTCAATCCCTCGACCGGAAACGGCTGGAAGGGCGTGTACACCCCCGACGTCGTGGCCGTGGGCGAGGGCCCGACCACCTGGACCGATTACTTCAACCAGCAGCGGCGCTGGGCCTATGGCATCTGGGAGATCAAACTCAACCCCCGGCTGAGGCAGGGCATCCGGCTCCGCACCCGCCAGCGGCTGCTGTACGACCTGGTTCAGTTCTACTACCCGAGCGTCGCCATGAGCCTGACGCTCGGCACCCTCGCCACCGCCCTGTACATGCTGCTCGGAGTCTCCTCCATCCAACTGCCAGGGCTCCCCTGGTTCCTGCTGTGGTCCGCGGGCATGGGGGGCTCATTCGCCCTCTGGCTGTGGCTGCGCCGGTTCAACCTCGCCGAGCACGAGAGGCGGGAGATCGGTATGGCGGGCATCCTGCTGTCGCTCTTCGCCGGGCCTGTCTACATCGCCGCCGCGGCGAACGCCCTGCTGCGCCGGCCGCTGGCGTACGTGGTTACTGCCAAGGGCGAGCTGCGCAGCTCGGAGTCCCTGCGCACCTTCCGACTGCACCTGATGTGGGCTCTGCTGGCCGGGTGTCTGCTGATCGTCAGCTTCCGCAACCACCATGACTACACGGCCCTGCGGATCTGGACGCTGCTGGCTCTTGCGGCCGGCTCGGCCCCGCCGCTGCTCGCTCTGGCGGAGGACGTCTCCACCCGCTTGCGCACCGCGAGGGCAGAGCGGTGA
- a CDS encoding PQQ-binding-like beta-propeller repeat protein: MGPDDPAVVGPYRLVAQLGSGGMGRVYLGYSPSGRRVAIKVIRPDYVQEPAFRERFAREVIASRAVSGFFTAGVVDADPEGSHPWLATAYIPGPSLQQAVQKGGPFPERQVRALGAALAEALTAIHGAALIHRDLKPANVLLAEDGPRVIDFGISRLAEQSGLTLTGTTIGSPGYMSPEQIQGLPIGPSSDVFSLGSVLAFAATGAGPFGEASVPALLFRVVHEEPKLQAVPPGLRELISWCLAKRPSDRPALTDLVPALTGGSSPVDLLGAGWLPKPWQDDDTSGTLAFPEMPTSTSAGHSPVPEQQQGLPEPSPEHPPQPSPERPVSRRRLLYAAAGALGAGGLAVATWGITRDREPTAAGSLRWRFTTTGTVLSYPRVAGDLVYAASNDGTLYALTTADGRRRWQHTTAAAIGSAPTVLGGSVYLGSDDRTLYSFDARSGKVRWRFTTGGIVHTPVVTGGVAYVGSADHRLYAVDAAGGKRRWAFATDNDTHSPAVSGETVYVGSSDTSLYAVNANTGEKRWAFTTRGAVSGIPTVAGGLVYFGSTDGALYAVDAGAGKLVWRFEGASVGSNPAVAKGVVYVGGGRTLHALHANTGKPLWEFTAAGDVHAPATAGAVVYVGSDDTKLYAVNAATGEQLWAYSASAPVHAPAVTQDTVYFGSDDNTLYAVRI; the protein is encoded by the coding sequence TTGGGACCTGACGACCCCGCCGTCGTGGGGCCGTACCGGCTGGTCGCCCAACTGGGCAGTGGCGGAATGGGCCGGGTGTACCTCGGGTACTCGCCGAGCGGTCGGCGGGTAGCGATCAAGGTCATCCGTCCGGACTACGTACAAGAGCCTGCCTTCCGCGAGCGCTTCGCCCGCGAGGTGATCGCCTCGCGCGCCGTGAGCGGGTTCTTCACGGCCGGTGTGGTCGACGCGGACCCCGAAGGAAGCCACCCGTGGCTCGCGACCGCGTATATTCCCGGCCCCTCGCTCCAACAAGCGGTGCAGAAAGGCGGCCCCTTCCCGGAGCGGCAGGTACGGGCGCTGGGTGCGGCGCTGGCGGAAGCTCTGACGGCGATTCACGGCGCGGCTCTGATCCACCGGGATCTCAAGCCGGCCAATGTGCTGCTGGCCGAGGACGGGCCGCGCGTGATCGACTTCGGGATCTCCCGGCTCGCCGAGCAGAGCGGACTGACGCTCACCGGCACCACGATCGGGTCTCCGGGCTACATGTCGCCCGAGCAGATCCAGGGGCTTCCGATCGGACCCTCGTCCGACGTGTTCTCGCTCGGCTCGGTTCTGGCTTTCGCCGCGACCGGTGCCGGTCCCTTCGGTGAGGCGTCCGTACCGGCCCTGCTGTTCCGCGTGGTGCACGAAGAGCCCAAACTCCAGGCGGTCCCGCCGGGGTTGCGCGAGCTGATCAGCTGGTGCCTGGCCAAACGGCCCTCAGACCGCCCGGCCCTGACCGACCTGGTGCCAGCTCTGACCGGCGGCAGCTCCCCGGTGGATCTGCTCGGCGCGGGCTGGCTTCCCAAGCCCTGGCAGGACGACGACACCTCGGGGACGCTCGCTTTCCCGGAGATGCCGACGTCGACGTCGGCGGGCCACTCCCCGGTGCCCGAGCAGCAGCAGGGCCTGCCGGAGCCTTCCCCCGAACATCCCCCGCAGCCGTCGCCGGAGCGGCCGGTCAGCCGTCGCCGACTGCTGTACGCCGCGGCCGGTGCGCTGGGGGCCGGCGGGCTGGCAGTGGCCACCTGGGGCATCACACGGGACCGCGAGCCGACCGCCGCGGGATCTCTGCGCTGGCGGTTCACCACCACCGGCACGGTGCTGTCCTACCCGAGGGTGGCCGGGGACCTGGTCTACGCGGCCAGCAACGACGGCACGCTGTACGCGCTGACCACCGCCGACGGGCGGCGACGATGGCAGCACACCACCGCCGCGGCCATCGGCTCCGCACCCACCGTGCTGGGCGGCAGTGTGTACCTCGGCAGCGACGACCGCACGCTGTACTCCTTCGACGCCCGTTCGGGCAAGGTCCGTTGGCGGTTCACCACCGGGGGCATTGTCCATACGCCGGTCGTGACCGGGGGCGTCGCCTACGTCGGCAGCGCGGACCACCGGCTGTACGCCGTCGATGCGGCCGGCGGAAAGCGCCGGTGGGCCTTCGCCACGGACAACGACACCCACTCCCCCGCCGTGTCCGGCGAGACGGTGTACGTGGGCAGCAGCGATACCAGCCTCTACGCGGTGAACGCGAACACCGGCGAGAAGCGGTGGGCCTTCACCACGCGCGGGGCGGTGTCCGGCATCCCGACGGTAGCGGGTGGGCTTGTCTACTTCGGCAGCACCGACGGCGCTCTCTACGCGGTCGACGCGGGCGCAGGCAAGCTCGTCTGGCGGTTCGAGGGCGCCTCGGTCGGATCGAACCCGGCGGTCGCCAAGGGAGTGGTGTACGTGGGAGGCGGCAGAACACTGCACGCGCTGCACGCCAACACCGGCAAACCCCTGTGGGAGTTCACAGCCGCAGGAGATGTCCATGCGCCGGCCACAGCGGGCGCAGTCGTCTACGTGGGCAGCGACGACACCAAGCTCTACGCGGTGAACGCCGCTACAGGAGAGCAGTTGTGGGCGTACTCCGCCTCCGCTCCGGTACACGCACCGGCCGTCACTCAGGACACGGTGTATTTCGGCAGCGACGACAACACGCTCTACGCCGTTCGCATCTGA
- a CDS encoding YqjF family protein — protein sequence MLQTPRPPQSITADSPHLEVSPLLTQSWLDLAFLHWAADPADVAPLLPPGTVPDTLHGVTYIGLVAFRMHRVGWFRLPGVPYLGTFPETNVRLYSVDAHGRRGVVFRSLDASRLIPVAVARAAFRLPYMWSRMSIRRDGDVLTCTSTRRWPGPRGAHSRIALRIGDRVEDPSELEHFLTARWGMHSTFFGRSVYLPNTHPRWPLHRGELIECDEDLVRAAGLAEPAGEPVSVLYSPGVPVQFGRPARPGGIPTP from the coding sequence GTGCTTCAGACCCCACGTCCTCCCCAGTCCATAACCGCGGACTCGCCGCACCTCGAGGTGAGCCCGCTGCTCACGCAGTCGTGGCTGGACCTGGCTTTCCTGCACTGGGCGGCCGATCCGGCGGACGTGGCGCCGCTCCTGCCGCCCGGAACGGTTCCCGACACCCTCCACGGGGTCACCTACATCGGACTTGTCGCGTTCCGGATGCACCGGGTGGGCTGGTTCCGCCTCCCCGGCGTCCCCTACCTGGGCACTTTTCCCGAGACCAACGTCCGTCTCTACTCGGTCGATGCCCATGGACGGCGCGGGGTGGTCTTCCGGTCGCTCGACGCCTCCCGGCTGATCCCGGTGGCGGTCGCACGAGCGGCTTTCCGGCTGCCGTACATGTGGTCACGCATGTCGATCCGGAGGGATGGAGACGTACTCACCTGCACCAGCACGCGGCGCTGGCCGGGACCGCGAGGCGCGCACAGCCGGATTGCCCTGCGGATCGGGGACCGGGTCGAGGACCCCAGCGAGCTGGAACACTTCCTGACCGCCCGCTGGGGCATGCACAGCACGTTCTTCGGCCGGTCGGTATACCTGCCCAACACGCATCCGCGCTGGCCCCTGCACCGGGGCGAGCTCATCGAGTGTGACGAGGACCTGGTGAGGGCGGCAGGACTGGCCGAACCGGCGGGAGAACCGGTGAGCGTGCTCTATTCGCCTGGAGTCCCCGTGCAGTTCGGCCGCCCGGCCCGACCCGGCGGTATCCCTACCCCCTGA
- a CDS encoding UbiA family prenyltransferase: MGTMDRSPVYAPASWPLRPAVGLALSCHPGPVVAVTVLATGLAVSARLGGPRCALVGAAVLAGQLSVGWCNDAFDAGRDAAVGRRGKPAADGSVGPGAVWAAAFAALLLCVPLSLACGPAAGTVHLAAVAAAWAYNVKLKATVLSWLPYAIGFGSLPAVVTLSMPGRPWPAWWAVTAGALLGIAAHLGDVLPDIPDDLRTGVRGLPHRLGIPGTRLLLPVPLVAASAVLALGPPGPPGAWGAATLFAAAPTAAAGLALGRYWRKAAFAGTVAVAAADVALLLARGTALS, translated from the coding sequence ATGGGCACCATGGACCGGTCACCCGTATACGCCCCGGCCTCGTGGCCTCTGCGCCCCGCGGTCGGGCTCGCTCTGTCCTGTCATCCGGGGCCGGTGGTCGCGGTGACCGTCCTGGCCACCGGACTGGCCGTCAGCGCCCGCCTCGGCGGCCCCCGTTGCGCCCTGGTCGGCGCGGCCGTGCTGGCGGGACAGCTCTCGGTGGGCTGGTGCAACGACGCCTTCGACGCCGGGCGCGACGCCGCGGTCGGCCGCCGGGGGAAACCTGCGGCCGACGGTTCTGTGGGCCCCGGTGCGGTGTGGGCTGCGGCGTTCGCCGCCCTCCTGCTGTGTGTGCCGCTGTCGCTGGCCTGCGGCCCCGCCGCCGGTACGGTGCACCTCGCCGCGGTCGCGGCGGCATGGGCGTACAACGTGAAGCTCAAGGCGACGGTGCTGTCCTGGCTCCCGTATGCGATCGGATTCGGCAGCCTCCCGGCGGTCGTCACCCTGAGCATGCCCGGTCGTCCCTGGCCGGCGTGGTGGGCCGTCACGGCCGGAGCGCTCCTCGGCATCGCGGCCCATCTGGGCGACGTACTCCCGGACATCCCGGACGATCTGAGGACCGGCGTACGCGGACTGCCGCACCGGCTGGGCATCCCCGGCACCCGGCTGCTGCTGCCGGTCCCCCTGGTGGCGGCATCGGCGGTCCTGGCCCTTGGGCCCCCGGGACCGCCGGGCGCATGGGGAGCCGCCACGCTGTTCGCGGCAGCGCCGACAGCGGCCGCGGGACTCGCACTTGGCCGGTACTGGCGCAAGGCGGCCTTCGCGGGGACGGTCGCGGTGGCGGCGGCCGATGTGGCACTGCTCCTGGCGCGCGGTACCGCCCTTTCATGA
- the polX gene encoding DNA polymerase/3'-5' exonuclease PolX — protein sequence MVRANEEVESLLQEYADLIAISGGDAFKARAYEKAARAVGGYHADVSKLDAKALRDIPSVGKSIADKIAEYLQSGQVATIEETRTSIPAGVRELITIPMLGPKKAMVLYEELGISSVDQLLDAIHAEKLRDLKGFGEKTEENILHGISLMQKAGGGRILIGAAMDIAEQIVSDLSRIPGCERCTYAGSLRRMRETIGDIDVLVAAERSAPFMEALSGLPHTAEVIAHGEKKTSIRTTKGLQVDLRVLPPESWGAGLQYFTGSKAHNIRTREIAVRHKLKLSEYGLFHAKSGKLITSDTEEDIYARLGLPWIPPPLREDRGEIAAGLRGELPDLLAENDIRGDLHTHTDLTDGLAPLEDMVSAAAGRGYAYYAITDHAPNLYMQRMTEEKILAQRERVRELDRKHHGMRLLHGTELNIGPDGEVDWPGDFLEGFDLCVASVHSHFNQSRQALTRRLVRACENPYVAVIGHPTTRRIGKRPGIDADFDAVFEACARTGTALEINAHPERLDLCDEDILRAKRYGVKFAVNSDAHSTTHLPYMRYGVGTAQRGWLTKDDVINTWPLTKLRRFLRKGGAGA from the coding sequence ATGGTCCGAGCCAACGAGGAGGTCGAGTCACTCCTCCAGGAGTACGCCGACCTCATCGCGATCAGTGGCGGCGACGCCTTCAAGGCACGCGCCTACGAAAAGGCCGCCCGCGCCGTCGGCGGCTACCACGCGGACGTCTCGAAGCTCGACGCCAAGGCCCTGCGGGACATCCCCAGCGTCGGCAAGTCGATCGCCGACAAGATCGCCGAGTATCTGCAATCCGGCCAAGTCGCCACCATCGAGGAGACCCGGACGTCGATTCCCGCCGGCGTCCGCGAGCTGATCACCATCCCCATGCTCGGGCCCAAGAAGGCCATGGTCCTTTACGAGGAGCTGGGCATCTCCTCCGTGGACCAGCTGCTGGACGCCATCCATGCGGAGAAACTGCGCGACCTGAAGGGCTTCGGCGAGAAGACCGAGGAGAACATCCTCCACGGCATCTCCCTGATGCAGAAGGCCGGCGGCGGCCGCATCCTCATCGGCGCCGCCATGGACATTGCGGAGCAGATCGTCTCCGACCTGTCACGGATCCCCGGATGCGAACGGTGCACGTACGCGGGATCACTGCGCCGGATGAGGGAGACGATCGGTGACATCGACGTCCTGGTTGCCGCGGAGCGGTCGGCACCCTTCATGGAGGCTCTGAGCGGCCTTCCCCACACGGCCGAGGTCATCGCGCACGGCGAGAAGAAGACGTCCATCCGTACCACCAAGGGCCTCCAGGTGGATCTGCGGGTCCTCCCACCGGAGTCCTGGGGAGCGGGACTGCAGTACTTCACCGGATCCAAGGCGCACAACATCCGCACCCGCGAGATCGCCGTGCGCCACAAGCTCAAGCTCTCCGAGTACGGGCTCTTCCACGCCAAGAGCGGCAAGCTGATCACCTCGGACACGGAGGAGGACATCTACGCCAGGCTCGGCCTGCCCTGGATTCCGCCGCCCCTGCGTGAGGACCGGGGGGAGATCGCGGCAGGACTGCGCGGCGAACTCCCCGACCTGCTGGCCGAGAACGACATCCGGGGCGACCTGCACACCCACACCGACCTCACCGACGGCCTCGCCCCGCTGGAGGACATGGTTTCCGCCGCTGCCGGCCGCGGCTACGCGTACTACGCGATCACCGACCACGCCCCGAACCTGTACATGCAGCGCATGACCGAGGAGAAGATCCTGGCGCAGCGTGAACGCGTACGCGAACTCGACCGGAAGCACCATGGGATGCGGCTTCTGCACGGCACCGAGCTCAACATCGGTCCCGACGGGGAGGTCGACTGGCCCGGCGACTTCCTGGAGGGCTTCGACCTGTGCGTGGCCTCCGTCCATTCACATTTCAACCAGAGCCGGCAGGCGCTCACGCGTCGGCTGGTCCGTGCCTGCGAGAACCCGTACGTGGCCGTCATCGGCCACCCCACCACGCGCCGGATCGGCAAGCGCCCCGGCATCGACGCCGACTTCGACGCGGTCTTCGAAGCCTGCGCGAGGACGGGCACCGCTCTGGAGATCAACGCGCATCCGGAGCGTCTGGACCTCTGCGACGAGGACATCCTGCGCGCGAAGCGGTACGGCGTGAAGTTCGCGGTGAACTCGGACGCGCACTCCACCACGCATCTGCCCTACATGCGCTACGGGGTGGGCACGGCGCAGCGCGGATGGCTGACCAAGGACGACGTCATCAACACATGGCCGCTCACGAAGCTGCGCCGGTTCCTGCGCAAGGGTGGTGCCGGGGCGTAG